The DNA sequence CTGTTTACCGCGACCATGTTCGTGATTGGATCGCTGCTGCCGCGGGAGGAAGTTCGTGAGGTCTTCCGACGCTGGCATACCGTATTGAGTGGCACATTTGTGCAATACACGCTGATGCCGGGCCTGGGTTACCTGATGAGCCTGTTCTTTCTGGACCAGCCTGAATTGCGGATCGGAATTATCCTGGTGGGATGTGTGCCGGGCGCGATGGCTTCGAACGTGCTCACGCTGACGGCGCGGGGTAACGTGAGTTATTCGGTCTGCCTGACAACCTCGGCAACGCTGCTTTCGCCACTCGTAGTGCCTCTGTTTCTGTACCTGGCGGTTTCGGGAACGGAAATCGATGCTGTTCAACTGGCGAAGAACAGTTTTGTCAATCTGCTGACCCAGGTGGTGTTACCCGTGATTACGGGACATCTGTTGTCGCTGCTGGTCGATTCGTTTCAGCGGGTGATGCAGCGCTACGGGGCGACGTTTGCAAACTTCTCGATCCTGTGGATCATCGCCACGATTATCAGCCTGAACGCGGCGCGGCTGCAGCAGGTATTTTTCTCACTGGCGCTGGTGCTGCTGGTGATCAATCTGCTGGGATATCTGGGTGGGTACCTGTCGGGAGTGGCATTCGAGCTGGACGAAGCGAAGCGACGGGCACTGACACTGGAGGTCGGCATGCAGAACGCGGGACTTGGAGCGGTGCTGGCGGGGCAGTTGTTTCCTGACCAGGAGTTGATTGCGCTGCCACCCGCACTCTATATGTTTGGCTGTATGTTGACGGGAACGATTCTGGCACAGATCTGGTCGCGAAGAACGGCGTCCCAGGCAAAACAGGTAGAAGGGTCAAACGAGTAAATGGTGTTGCTTAGGTTTCTTCCAGCCGTGCTTTGAGTTCATCACGTTCTTTTTTCGTAATATCGAGGTCGAACATGAGGTATTTCACATCGAGGCGAAGTTGTGCGAGTGCTTCCTGGATCAGTCCCAGAATACGTCGGCGGCGTTTCACGGACTCGACCACACGGGAGTAGGAAACTTCCAGGTGCACCTGATGCTCACGAGGCAATTCAGCAATTTTCTTGCCCAGGTCAATGACTTCGCGAGGGAGGCTGGCACTATCGGAATCGTCTGTCAGTCGCATATTCATCAGTTTCTATTTCTCAGTTGAGACCTTCGATTGCTGCTCAATCCATATTTCGGATGGAAAACTCACGGTACCAATAGAACAGATTTCATGCCGAATATGAATCTTTAATTAGACAATCACAGTAAATCATGATTTCACAGAGACTTATCAAACACAGCATTAAAAGCGTCTGTTCAGACAGTTTCGCAAAAAAGCGAGGCTTCGTATTGGCCCAGATTGCAATTTCTTCTAAAATCACTGAGGTTTATCGCTCGATTCAGGCGATTTACCGAAGGGTTGTATTTTAACAACGTGGCTGTTGCCGATGTGCAACAAAAATCGGACAGGACTCAACATTTCGTAAAGAATGCTGAACGGTGATCTGTCTGCTGAAGCTGGGAAAAGTATGACTCCAGTTTGGTTTAAGATCGCAAGAGATCAAGACCTGCAGACTGATCAAAACCGGACTGACCGGTACAGTTTCAAGATCTTTTTATCCCAGGATGGGGCTGAGAACAGGCATTGATGCCAGGAAAAATCGGTGAACTGATTTCAAGAACGTGGGTTCTGCTGCTCGTTCTCCCGCTGGTTTTATCAGTACCGCTCTCGTTGCGCGCCGAGTCTTTTGAAGCCGGCTTCGATGACACATCCCGTGTCAGCTGGCAGGTCCGTATCGATCCCAACATGGCCCGGAAGAACTGGCATGTCCGTAATACGACGGCTCAACATGCGGGCGCTGCCTGCGAACATCTGCAGGTCTCCACGGGAAATCTGGGATCGCTGATCGAGTTATCGCATGCACTTCCGGCCAGTCGGATTATTAATGAACTTACGGTCTCACTCTGGCTGAAATCGAACCGCCGGGGCACACGGATTGGACTGGAAGCGGTGCTGCCCCACCAGGTAGACCCGGAAACCGGCGCTGCAGCACGCATTTACCTGATTGGTGACACCTACACCGACGAAGGACAGTGGCAGAAACTGAAGTGCACGACTTCGGAGCCTCTGGTGAATCAGTCGCTGGGACTGTTACGCGGCCGCAGTAAACTGCGCCAACTGGATACACGTGAGATGTACGTGGAACGGGTGCTGGTCGTCACCCGATCCTCTTCGGATAAAGTGGAATTCCTGATGGATGACCTGAAGCTCTCGCCGATTGTCCATCCGAATGAGACGGTACTGCAGACCGCTGCCGCTTATCAGAAAGAACAGGTCAAGCCGATTGTCGAGTTTCTGCTGGACCGGGTTCAACTGCAGGGGAAACCGATGTTTCCGCGGATGTCCCGCTATCATGGAGAGAACCTGGCCACGATGAAACAGGCGGGCCTGAACGTGATCTGGGCCTCCCAGTTCGACGACTACAATTTTCTGGGACAACTTCGCAGCCAGGGTCTGTGGGCGATGGCCACCCCGCCCCGCCCCCAGGACTCGCAGGGATCGTTTCTCCCCTCTCGGGATGCGACGCTGATCCCCTTTGATGAGCAGACCGCGCCAATCATCTTCTGGAACCTGGGGACTCGAATCCCCGGTCATCAGTGGAACGAAATCCGCAGCCGCGTCGGTCAGATTCAGAGTGCAGATCAGCAGTTCAAGCGTCCCATCATGGCGGACGTGCAGGGCAAAGAACGACAGATCTCACGTGAAGTCTCGATGATCGGTTCCAGTCCGCGGATTCTCAACAGCGATATCAGCCTGCTGGACTATCGGCAAACACTGATTGAAAAAACACAGGTTGCACCAGGTCGTTTTCTGTGGACCTGGATCCAGACGGAACCGACGGCAGCCAACAGTCAATGGCGGGAGACTGCGAATAAACTTCCGATCGTAGTGGAACCCGAACAGATTCGCCTGCAGACCTATAGCGCACTTTCCGCAGGTTGCAGGGGGGCCGGCTACTGGACCACCAGCAGACTTGATGAGACCTCTGCAACAGGTGCTCTGGAACGAAAACTGGCGATCGAACAGTTGAACCTGGAGATCGACCTGATCGAGCCCTGGCTGGCAGCGGGAACCGTGATTTCACACGTTCCCTTTAGTTTGAAACAGCGTGAAACGCCCCAAATCGGTCAGCTGGGAGCTGACTTCAAGACCGCCGGCAAAGATCGCCTGATCCGTGACGAGCGCCTTGCGGAGCGGGAAATGCAGCTGCTCAGGGAAAAACAGACGGCGGAGGAACTGCAGGCCGCCGTGATTCAATCCGAATTCGGCACCCTGATTCTCCCGGTCTGGTATCGTCACGATGCCCAGTTTGTTCCGGACCAGATGGCGGGGAACGACGCGACCATCGTCATTCCAGGAGGAAACGTTTCTGCTTCTGTCTGGGAAGTGAGCACGACCGAAATTCGTAACCTGGACCGTAAACGGGTCAACGGTGGAGTGCAGATCCGCATTCCCAAATTTGACATGACCTCGATCATCATCATGACGTCGGATCAGGGCTTGATCGAAAATCTGCGACGGAAAATAGCCGGGATCAGTGCTCAATCCGCAGAGGCCTGCGTGCAGATGAGCAGTGCCAAGCTGAAACGCTGCGAACAGACGAATGCGTTACTGGTGAATATGGGAGTCAGCCAGATAGCCCGCCTGGATGGGCCAGCGATTCTGGAACGTTCCCGCAAACTGTCTGCCCAGGCAGAACAGTCTCTGGCGAGCAAAGATTATCACCGCGCGCGACTTCAGGCCCGCGATGCGATGCAACTGCTGCGAATTCTGCAGAGAAGTCAGTGGCGGGAAGCGACCCACAATTTTGATTCCGCAGTCACCAGCCCTTACACGATTGCTTACAGTACCCTGCCTGACCACTGGCGGATGATCGAACAGATCGGCCGCAGTTCCGGTAAGATTCAGTCGAACCTGCTGCGTTCCGGTGATTTCGAAGACATCGACACCATGACAGCGGAAGGCTGGAAGCATAAACAGAATCCGATCACCGGAACTCAGGCGATCGCGGAGCTGTATCCCCGCGACCGGAAATCCGGAAACTTCAGCCTGCGACTGCTGGCCGCTCCGATCAACCGGGGTGAAGTGCCGGCGTATATCGAAGATCCGCTGGTCAAAGTAACCACGCCTCCCCTGGAGGTCCGCAGCGGTCAGATCGTGCACATCACGGGATGGGTGAAGGTGAGCTCCCCGATCATAGGTCACACCGAGGGGGCCACGCTGGAAGACAGCATTATGGGTCCGGGAGGGGCGTTGCACTGGAATGCGCAGAGCAGCTGGCAGAAGATCGACGTCATCCGGGAAGTCCCCCGGAGCGAAACCTTCACGCTCTCGATGTACCTGTATGGGCTGGGGGCAATCCTGTTTGATGACCTGCGCGTCATTGCCTATACACCCGAACCCAGGCTCTACCAGCAGACCAGCGGGAGTGAATCTCCTTCGAATTCCCCTCTGAGTCCCTGAGGGGCGGGCTGCATTTAGTGAAGAAAGTTCTGAAACTAACTTCTTTCACTGTCAGATGATAGACAGACTATGCGGGAGACCGTACGAACATCCACAGACAATCGTGTCTGAGGCAGCGCGGGACACTTGAAGGTGCGGGCAGAACTTGATAATAAACAGTATAGAAACAGAGTGAAAAGCTGTCTCAATGTTTGAATACTCTGGGTAACACGTTCTGAATGGCCGGAAGCCTGATTCCATTCTCTCTAAACTCCTTCCGGTACTCTGCTGCTCGTCTGACGTGATGGAAACAACCTCTCGCTAATTCCGGGAGAGCGTTACAGACTGATCAGGGTCAAGCTGAGGGCGACTTCGGCCTGACTGGATGCATTCAGAATTATCATATTTTCAACTTTTTACTGAACAGGAACAAACCAATGCCGATTGCCACCCCAGCTCAATACGCCGCGATGCTGGATGCCGCTCAAGAGGGCAGCTATGCCTATCCCGCGATGAACGTGACTTCACTGCCGACCATCAACGGAGCCCTCAAAGCATTTGCCGATAAAAAATCAGACGGAATTATTCAGGTCTCCACCGGTGGTGGCCAGTTCGCTTCCGGTCTGGATCCGAAGGATGCGGTTCTGGGTGCAATCATTCTGGCAGAAGCCACACATCGTCTGGCAGAAAAATACGATGTGCTGATCGCATTGCACACCGACCACTGTCAGCCCGGCAAGGTCGATTCCTTCCTGAAGCCGCTGATCGCTGAAACCGCCCGTCGCCGGGAAGCTGGCCTGCCGAACCTGTTCCAGTCTCACATGCTGGACGCTTCAGAACTGCCCTTAAAAGAAAACCTGGAACTGTCAGTCGACCTGCTGAAACTGTGTGCCGAGAATGAAATCATTCTGGAAGTGGAAGCGGGTGTTGTTGGTGGTGAAGAAGACGGCGTCGATAACTCCGATCAGCCCGCCGACAAGCTCTACACGACTCCTGAAGACATGGTCGCCGTATACGAAGCTCTGAACGGTCTGGGCCGTTACATGTTCGCTGCCACCTTTGGTAACGTACACGGCAGCTACAAACCGGGTGCTGTTAAACTGCGTCCGGAAATTCTGAAAGCCGGCCAGGAAGCTGTCATGGCGAAGTACGGCAAAGAAGCCGAATTCGACCTGGTCTTCCACGGCGGTTCAGGAACTCCCGAAGACCAGCTGCGTGAAACCCTGGAATACGGTGTTGTGAAAATGAACATCGACACCGACACCCAGTACGCCTTCACCCGTCCTGTCGTTGATCACATCATGAAGAACTACGATGGTGTGCTGAAGATCGATGGAGAAGTCGGTAACAAGAAAGTCTACGATCCACGTAGCTACCTGAAAGCTGCCGAAATGGGTGTTGTCGAGCGTATGGGCGAAGCCTGCGACGACCTCTACTCTTCAGGCAAAACGATCTTCGGTAAGGTCTAATCCTACAAGCCGAAAGCGTAAAATGCTGACATCAGGTGAGCTGTCTCCAGGCGAGGCAGCTCACTTTTTTATTGCCTCAGAAGTTATTTAGAGCGGGTCACATCCATTTTGGACATGTTGGCCAGGCGGACTACCAGGATTTTCTGGATGTCTTCCTTTGATCCTTCGCCACGGAAGAAGAGTCGGCCGGCTGAGTTGGCGGGAACATCGTCGGTGGCAGTAATGATGGCCATTTCGCCGACATTCAGTGTGACCTCGAACTTCTGGTTGTAGAGCGGGCTGGTATTCTGACGGTTCTCCAGCTGCCAGCCGATATTGGTAGCGGTGCGTCTGAGCTGTTGCGCACCGTAGTGGACCTCGGGTGTAAACTCCAACCGGGCCCAGCCATCCTGCATTTTATGTGCTTTGACGCGGAAGACACAGCGGGCCTGTTCGAAGTCTTTGACCTCAAGGGGCTCTTCATCGTCGTCTGTGATCAGATTCAGCGTGCACTTGTCAAACAGCTCGCTGGTCTGAATATCAGTGGGTACCCCGGATCGCAGCATCAGCCGTCTGCCGGAGAGCAGCAGCGATTCTTCTTCCTTCTTGATACCGCCGAAATGTGATTTCAATCCCAGCAACGTCTGTAGTGCCATCGGAGGCACCGAGCTCACATGGCCAACCCGCAAACCGTTCTGGTTCAGTTTTTCCTGGTCAGTCAGCTGAATCGCACCGATTTCATCGACTTCGTTCCAGAGGGCAGACCCGAGCAGCGGATCGGTCACCGGACGTTCGACGAACACAATTTCCACCTGCATCGCGTCCTGTGAGACGGGTATAGATGGGAGCTTGTTGACGGTGTTCGTTTCCGTATACTTACCCAATCCCAGTACGGCCCCTTCACGCATCAGCGCGCAGCCGGTAATCAACAGAGCCAGCCAGGCCAGTGTGAGAAACAGTAAACAGAATTTGAGGGATACTAACTTCATGGAAAAGGTCAGAGATCTGGTTGAGAGCGAAGAACGCAGAGATGCTGTTGTCCGAAGGACGGGAAGGGATGGGGAGTCTATTACTATTCAGGATTTATGTCAATTTGAAATTACGGATTGCCGTCTGTGGCTGCTCAGATGACGAAAAACGGTTTTTTCCCGGAGACAATGCAGCAGGAAGTCTTTCTCAGCACCGGCTCATATTGCCTTGTTTGACAGCTCCAGCTATGATCTGCGTGCTTTCACGCCTCGAACCGAAAATGATATTCAACCGAACAGTTTATTTGGTGAAACCGGTTCGATTTCTAACCAGAACTGCGAACAAAACTCATGGCTACTCAATCTCTTAAGGAACAGCTGCCCGACCTGCGTGTCGGTTATGGCCAGGACTGTCATCGTCTGCAGGCGGAATATCCGCTGATCCTGGGAGGGGTGGAAATTGATTTTGAACTGGGTCTGGTTGGACACAGTGATGCGGATGTTCTACTGCATGCAATCACCGATGCCCTGTTGGGAGCAGCCGGTCTGGGGGATATCGGAGAGATGTTCCCCAATACCGATCCCCAGTGGAAAGGCGCCGATTCCCGGAAACTGCTGCAGGCTGCCTTTGCAGAAGTTCAGCAGGCCGGCTGGCATATCATAAACCTGGATTGCACAATTTCGGCGGAACGTCCTAAACTAGCCAGCTATAAGCCACAAATACGACAGTCGGTTGCAGAGACCCTGCAGCTCGACGCACAACAGGTCAACATTAAAGCCAAAACGGGAGAACGGGTCGGACCGGTCGGAAGACAGGAAGCGATGACCGCCGATGCTGTCGTTCTGCTGCGACGTTAGAACTCGTTTTTTGAGAACAGGAAGAAATTCAGGTATCCAGGAACATGACGCTAAGAATTTACAACACACTGAGTCGCAAAAAAGAAGATTTCCAGACGATCAAACCAGGGAAAGTCGGCATTTATCTCTGCGGCCCCACGGTTTACAAGCATTCGCACATCGGTCACATGGTCGGCCCGGTGATCATCGACACCATCGCCCGTTACCTGAAGTACAACGGTTATGAAGTCAAGTTCGTCAACAACATCACGGACATTGATGACAAGCTGATCAATCGGGCAGCCGAAAAGAACATTTCGGTTGAAAAGCTGGCGGCCGAGATGACCCAGGATTACTTCGATAACCTGGAAACGATGGGCATTGATACCATCACCGATTTCCCCAAAGCGACCGACTATATCGACGCGATGCTGGAAATCATCCAGACACTGATCGACCAGGGGAATGCTTACCCGCTGGACGGCGATGTCTACTTCTCTGCGGAGTCAGACAACAACTACGGCTGCCTGAGTGGTCGGAAGATCGAAGAAATGATCGCCGGTACCCGCGTGGAAGCCAACGACAAGAAAAAGAATCCGGCTGACTTCGCTCTGTGGAAAAAATCGCGTCCGGGTGAACCGGCGTGGGACAGCCCCTGGGGTCCCGGTCGCCCGGGCTGGCACATCGAATGTTCCGCGATGAGCCGCAAACTACTGGGCGATTCCTTCGACATTCATGGCGGGGGTCTGGACCTGATGTTTCCGCATCATGAAAACGAGCGAGCCCAGTCCGAATGCTGCACCGGTAAGACGTACGTGCGTTACTGGGTGCACAATGGTCTGATGCAGGCCAGCGACGCTGCCGGCAAGGTGGGCGGTCAGCATGATCGTCATGGAGACGTGGTCGTCGATCAGCAGGCTCAGGAAGCCGATAAGCTCTCCGGTTCCAAGGGAGCCGCTTCCGTGAAAGAACTGTTTGCGGTGCACCCTCCCGAAATCGTGCGGCTGTTCCTGCTCTCTACGCATTACCGCAGCCCGATTGCCTTCAGCGATGAAAACATCAGTGAAACTGGCAAGGGCATGGAAGGCTTTTACCGCTTCTTTGAAACATTTGAGCGAATCACAGGCGAAAGCTTCTACGACCTGACAACTGCCCAGAAGCGGGACGAATCGGTCACGCTGGAAGGGGAACCGGGTGAATACTTCCAGCAGTTGGCTGAACTCCGCCAGCGGTTCTGGGAAGCGATGGACGACGATTTCAATACCAGCGGTGCAATCGGCGTCCTGTTTGAACTGCGTTCCGCATTAAACGCGTTGATCCACGAACAGAAACTGGATGGTCCCGGCAAAGACAACGAGCAGATGGTTTCCGCTCTCAAAACAGGTGCCTGCCTGCTCAAAGAGCTCTCCAATCTGCTAGGCGTCTTCCGCAAAGCCCCCGTGAAAGAACAGGGAGCCGACGATGGTCTGGTCAACCAGTTGATGGAGCTGATCATCGATATCCGCAAGGATGCCCGCACCAACAAGAACTGGGACATTGCCGACAAAATCCGCGATGGACTGGCTGCCTGCCAGATCACCGTGGAAGACCGTCCCGAAGGCAGTTTGTGGCGGCGGGGGTAATTCCGCCGCGCACCTGTTTCGAGCGGAGTCGTTTGAGCACATATGAAGGCAAACTCGACAATGGATGATGAAGAGTTGACACCTGCCACACGGTACCTGGGAATTGACCCGGGCCTGAACCGCACGGGTTACGCCTTGCTGGAACAGTCGGCCCGGGGGCCGGTGCTGTGCGAGGGAGGCATCATCCGTTCGAACCAGGAGATGAACCTCGCGGCGCGGGTGCACGAAATTGCCTCGGGAATCCGGGAAGTGATTGCCGAGTATCGCCCTGACGTGATGGCCATCGAACAGGTATTTACGACTCCCAAGTTTCCCAAGAGTTCGATCATCATGGCGCATGCACGCGGCGCGATTCTGTTCGCCGCCCATGACGCCGGCGTCCCCGTGGTGCATTACACTCCCACGCAGATCAAACGCCTGATTACGGGCAGCGGCCGTGCATCGAAAGAACAGATGCAGCATGCGATCAAAAACGAACTCGGATTAAAAACCATCCTGGAACCGAACGACGTCGCCGATGCCTTCGCAGCAGCACTGTGTCACTACCATACGATTCGTGTGGCCTGCTTCTGAATTAAACACTCTTATCCCCTGAGAACAGCATTCCCATGATTACAAATATCCGTGGCCAATTGAGCGAACTGAGTCTGACCGAGGCGATCATCTCGGTGGGGGCCTTTGACTATGAAGTGTTTATCCCCGAGTTTGTCCGCCGCCAGCTGCAACCTCTGATCGGTAAAGAGGTCAGTCTCAAAACCATCGAATACATCGAAGGGAACCCGCAGAAAGGGCGACTGACTCCGCGGATGATCGGTTTCATGAGCCATGCAGAGCGGGAGTTCTTCGAACTGGTCTGCTCGGTGGATGGCGTGGGCGTCAAGAAAACACTGCGGGCCATGGTGCGTCCTGTGAAAGAGGTCGCCACCGCGATTGAAGAAAAAGACATCAAGCAACTCACGACACTCCCCGGCATCGGACCTGCGGTGGCAGAACGGATCGTCGCCAAGCTCCGCCGCAAAATGGCCAAGTTTGCCCTGATTGTCGCCAAGGAATTCCCCGCTGACGAAGCACAGACCGATGTCTTCGGCGAAGCCTACGAGGCGCTGCTCAGTCTGGGCTATTCCGCCAACGAAGCCCGCGACAAGGTAGAGACCATGGCCGCGGATGGCCAGAAGTTCAAGAGCATCGAGGAGTTCCTCACCGCACTCTACCAGCAGGAACGCAACTGAAATCCGGCCATCTGTGTCGTTCCAACACCGCTGATCAATCGTTGCAACTGCTACAGTCCTCATCTTTGACGCCGAACTGCCTGCATCTGGTACCTGTTCGCATCTTACCGTTTGTCCTTCGCTGCGCCTGACATAGCTTTGAAGAAGCTAGCGACCCTACGGGGAGGAATGCGCAGACAGCCATTCCGCATGCCACGACTGTGATCGTGGCGCCCCAGATATGAATGCATCAGAACAGCGTCTCAATCCTATGGTTTCAAAAGCTGCTGACAAGAAAAACAGTCCTTACACCGCGCTGGATATCGACCGCCTGCGTATCGGGGTTACCCTGCAGGCTCCCATTTTTGAGGCGGAAGCCGAAAAAAACATACTGCTGCTGGCCCGCGGCAAGAAAATCACTCAGGCTTATATTGAAAGCCTGAAAAAGCGTGGCATCCGCAGCGTGCGTGTCCACGAGCGGGACCTGTTCAACCTGATGCTTCCCGATGGGGAAAGTCAGCAGTCAGAACCGGGGTCAGCAAGGAGACTCAAGCGCAGACGGACCCAACTGCGCACCAGTGCTTCCAGCAGAAAACGGCAGGTACCGGAAACCAGACAGGCGGGATCACCCTGGCAGATTCAGACCAGTTCCTTCCTGCACCAGGTCAGTCCAGTTCAAACCACGGACTACGTCCCTGCGCTGCAATCGAAATACCACGAACAGTTCCGAGTTCTGACCAAAGCGACCGGGGAGATCTACAAACAGCTGCTGATCACAACCAGTGTCAGCATGTCACAGCTCAATAACATGACTGATGTTTCTCTCGCACAACTGTCTGATGATCTGGACCTGTTTGTACTGGAAGGGACGGCTCCTGTGGAGGATGGAAATCTCTGCAGACACGGCTTGCAGATGTCGAGTCTGGCCCTGGCGATGGGCACGCAACTGGGACTGGACCGCGATACATTATCGCAGCTCTCTATCGGCTGCCTGTTACATGACGTGGGGATGCAGAAAATCACAGCCTGTACTTCAAAGAGCCACGAGCCTGCCAGTCAGCTCGAACGACTGGAAGTGAAAAAACATCCGATTCTTACCTATGACCTGCTCAATCAGCTGCATGAAATTCCGATGGTCTCCCGGATGGTGGCCTACCAGATTCATGAACGCTGCGATGGCTCGGGTTACCCGCGGGGGCAGCAGGGGAATCAGATTCATCCTCTGTCAAAAATCGCCGCCGTTGCCGATGAATACATCAACCTCGTTTCGGACCATGCACTGTCTCCAGGGTTACTGCCCTACCAGGCCGCGGAAAAGCTGATTTTCGACGCCGCCCACGGCAAACTTGACGTACAGACGGTTCGCGCTTTACTGCAGTCCATTTCACTCTATCCGGTCGGATCACTGGTCGAATTGAATAACGGTCAACGGGCCCAGGTGATACGTACCAATCGATTGCACTACGGAACGCCGATCGTCAAGCTGCTGGATGGTAGCGACCACGAGACGATCCTCAACCTGCTGGCACACGATGATCTCACCGTCGTGCGTGCCCTCTCCCGGAATGATCTGCAGCCTGCTGCAGAAACTTCTGAGGCAGGTATCATTTGCCAGCCGGTGTAACATCCTCAATCGATGAGTGCGACCCGTAAATCCATGACGTTGGTCTGTGTCGCTCCGGTCTTGATCAGGCCCTCGATTTGCGACAGGCAGGGATAGGCATTGTGCGTCTG is a window from the Gimesia benthica genome containing:
- the fbaA gene encoding class II fructose-bisphosphate aldolase; the encoded protein is MPIATPAQYAAMLDAAQEGSYAYPAMNVTSLPTINGALKAFADKKSDGIIQVSTGGGQFASGLDPKDAVLGAIILAEATHRLAEKYDVLIALHTDHCQPGKVDSFLKPLIAETARRREAGLPNLFQSHMLDASELPLKENLELSVDLLKLCAENEIILEVEAGVVGGEEDGVDNSDQPADKLYTTPEDMVAVYEALNGLGRYMFAATFGNVHGSYKPGAVKLRPEILKAGQEAVMAKYGKEAEFDLVFHGGSGTPEDQLRETLEYGVVKMNIDTDTQYAFTRPVVDHIMKNYDGVLKIDGEVGNKKVYDPRSYLKAAEMGVVERMGEACDDLYSSGKTIFGKV
- the ispF gene encoding 2-C-methyl-D-erythritol 2,4-cyclodiphosphate synthase translates to MATQSLKEQLPDLRVGYGQDCHRLQAEYPLILGGVEIDFELGLVGHSDADVLLHAITDALLGAAGLGDIGEMFPNTDPQWKGADSRKLLQAAFAEVQQAGWHIINLDCTISAERPKLASYKPQIRQSVAETLQLDAQQVNIKAKTGERVGPVGRQEAMTADAVVLLRR
- the ruvC gene encoding crossover junction endodeoxyribonuclease RuvC; amino-acid sequence: MKANSTMDDEELTPATRYLGIDPGLNRTGYALLEQSARGPVLCEGGIIRSNQEMNLAARVHEIASGIREVIAEYRPDVMAIEQVFTTPKFPKSSIIMAHARGAILFAAHDAGVPVVHYTPTQIKRLITGSGRASKEQMQHAIKNELGLKTILEPNDVADAFAAALCHYHTIRVACF
- the cysS gene encoding cysteine--tRNA ligase; its protein translation is MTLRIYNTLSRKKEDFQTIKPGKVGIYLCGPTVYKHSHIGHMVGPVIIDTIARYLKYNGYEVKFVNNITDIDDKLINRAAEKNISVEKLAAEMTQDYFDNLETMGIDTITDFPKATDYIDAMLEIIQTLIDQGNAYPLDGDVYFSAESDNNYGCLSGRKIEEMIAGTRVEANDKKKNPADFALWKKSRPGEPAWDSPWGPGRPGWHIECSAMSRKLLGDSFDIHGGGLDLMFPHHENERAQSECCTGKTYVRYWVHNGLMQASDAAGKVGGQHDRHGDVVVDQQAQEADKLSGSKGAASVKELFAVHPPEIVRLFLLSTHYRSPIAFSDENISETGKGMEGFYRFFETFERITGESFYDLTTAQKRDESVTLEGEPGEYFQQLAELRQRFWEAMDDDFNTSGAIGVLFELRSALNALIHEQKLDGPGKDNEQMVSALKTGACLLKELSNLLGVFRKAPVKEQGADDGLVNQLMELIIDIRKDARTNKNWDIADKIRDGLAACQITVEDRPEGSLWRRG
- a CDS encoding bile acid:sodium symporter family protein; its protein translation is MLQRFLLLWLILLSGVAVIWDDVVPGDFHPFHDSQPYLGYLFTATMFVIGSLLPREEVREVFRRWHTVLSGTFVQYTLMPGLGYLMSLFFLDQPELRIGIILVGCVPGAMASNVLTLTARGNVSYSVCLTTSATLLSPLVVPLFLYLAVSGTEIDAVQLAKNSFVNLLTQVVLPVITGHLLSLLVDSFQRVMQRYGATFANFSILWIIATIISLNAARLQQVFFSLALVLLVINLLGYLGGYLSGVAFELDEAKRRALTLEVGMQNAGLGAVLAGQLFPDQELIALPPALYMFGCMLTGTILAQIWSRRTASQAKQVEGSNE
- a CDS encoding HD-GYP domain-containing protein, coding for MNASEQRLNPMVSKAADKKNSPYTALDIDRLRIGVTLQAPIFEAEAEKNILLLARGKKITQAYIESLKKRGIRSVRVHERDLFNLMLPDGESQQSEPGSARRLKRRRTQLRTSASSRKRQVPETRQAGSPWQIQTSSFLHQVSPVQTTDYVPALQSKYHEQFRVLTKATGEIYKQLLITTSVSMSQLNNMTDVSLAQLSDDLDLFVLEGTAPVEDGNLCRHGLQMSSLALAMGTQLGLDRDTLSQLSIGCLLHDVGMQKITACTSKSHEPASQLERLEVKKHPILTYDLLNQLHEIPMVSRMVAYQIHERCDGSGYPRGQQGNQIHPLSKIAAVADEYINLVSDHALSPGLLPYQAAEKLIFDAAHGKLDVQTVRALLQSISLYPVGSLVELNNGQRAQVIRTNRLHYGTPIVKLLDGSDHETILNLLAHDDLTVVRALSRNDLQPAAETSEAGIICQPV
- a CDS encoding transcriptional regulator, whose amino-acid sequence is MNMRLTDDSDSASLPREVIDLGKKIAELPREHQVHLEVSYSRVVESVKRRRRILGLIQEALAQLRLDVKYLMFDLDITKKERDELKARLEET
- the ruvA gene encoding Holliday junction branch migration protein RuvA, translated to MITNIRGQLSELSLTEAIISVGAFDYEVFIPEFVRRQLQPLIGKEVSLKTIEYIEGNPQKGRLTPRMIGFMSHAEREFFELVCSVDGVGVKKTLRAMVRPVKEVATAIEEKDIKQLTTLPGIGPAVAERIVAKLRRKMAKFALIVAKEFPADEAQTDVFGEAYEALLSLGYSANEARDKVETMAADGQKFKSIEEFLTALYQQERN